A window of Aeromicrobium sp. A1-2 contains these coding sequences:
- a CDS encoding DUF2254 domain-containing protein has translation MDRWLFRWRRLRRELWFRASLYALLGVAAALLAVVAAPLVPQAMADRLGGDSANSILTILASSLLAVATFSLGAMVTAYTSMSAAASPRVASLVTSDEGSQKALSTFVGAFLYSVVAVTAINAGYYGTKGRSILFLVSAFVVLVVALRLLAWIERLSRLATISHIVEKVEALVRESLDQRRLTSLAAPDPERGVHGVEVAAGRTGHVQNIALDRLQGLAEDLDCRVELLVAPGAFVLTGQPVLRTDLTECPEGRLADLRHAIEIGDGRSYEQDPRFGLIVLGEIAGKALSPGVNDPGTAISVIRAATRVLDDWSRADTGQIGHDRLTALPLAASDLLDDVFTPIARDGAGDLAVAVALQQALSALRAGPADVAACAERLAASGLARSRRAMTDPDDLRRVEEARRNVVRRIA, from the coding sequence ATGGACCGCTGGCTGTTCCGATGGAGGAGGCTGCGCCGCGAGCTGTGGTTCCGCGCCAGTCTGTACGCGCTGCTGGGCGTCGCCGCGGCGCTACTCGCAGTGGTCGCCGCCCCGCTCGTGCCACAAGCCATGGCCGACCGACTCGGCGGCGACTCGGCGAACAGCATCCTCACGATCCTGGCGTCGAGCCTGCTCGCCGTCGCGACCTTCTCGCTCGGCGCGATGGTCACGGCGTACACGTCGATGTCCGCGGCCGCCTCGCCCCGGGTCGCCTCGCTCGTGACGTCGGACGAGGGCTCCCAGAAGGCCCTGTCGACGTTCGTCGGCGCGTTCCTCTACTCCGTGGTGGCGGTGACTGCGATCAACGCCGGCTACTACGGGACGAAGGGCCGCTCGATCCTGTTCCTGGTCAGCGCCTTCGTCGTGCTGGTCGTCGCCCTGCGGTTGCTCGCCTGGATCGAACGACTGTCCCGACTCGCCACGATCAGCCACATCGTCGAGAAGGTCGAGGCTCTTGTCCGCGAGTCGCTGGACCAGCGCCGCCTCACATCGCTCGCGGCGCCCGATCCAGAGCGTGGCGTGCACGGCGTCGAGGTCGCTGCCGGGCGAACGGGCCACGTGCAGAACATCGCGCTCGACCGGCTGCAGGGCCTCGCGGAGGACCTGGACTGCCGGGTCGAGCTGCTGGTCGCTCCGGGCGCGTTCGTGCTCACCGGCCAACCGGTCCTGCGCACCGATCTCACCGAGTGCCCCGAGGGGAGGCTCGCCGACCTTCGCCACGCGATCGAGATCGGCGATGGGCGGTCCTACGAGCAGGATCCACGATTCGGCCTGATCGTCCTGGGTGAGATCGCTGGCAAGGCCCTGTCCCCGGGCGTCAACGACCCGGGCACGGCGATCAGCGTGATCCGCGCGGCGACCCGGGTGCTGGATGACTGGTCCCGCGCCGACACCGGCCAGATCGGGCACGACCGGCTGACCGCACTGCCGCTGGCAGCGAGCGATCTGCTCGACGACGTCTTCACACCCATCGCGCGAGACGGCGCGGGCGACCTGGCCGTGGCCGTGGCCCTTCAACAGGCCCTGTCGGCCCTGCGGGCAGGCCCAGCCGATGTCGCGGCGTGCGCAGAACGACTGGCTGCCTCCGGCCTGGCCCGGAGTCGGCGGGCGATGACCGATCCGGACGACCTGCGCCGCGTCGAGGAGGCCCGACGCAACGTCGTCCGCCGGATTGCCTAG